ACCATCAAGAAACCATTCAAAGAAGACACTGAAAAATCACTGTATGTGCTTCAAAATAAAACTTGTGATCTCTGCACTGTTCTGGGAGATGGTTtgacagtgttatttatttatttatttatttatttatttatttacagtaacatTCAAATTGTGTGAATTCAGTGTGGAAACTGGTGTACATTTGTACCTCACATATGATAATGTATACTGCTGTTGAATGAAACACAAAAAGATGTACTGCATAAATCACCAAACAGTTATTTTTTCCCACATTTATTcatgcgtttttttttctttgttagtaGCATGGTTTGTGATTTCAGCGTAGCATAGAATTACacctgtttagtttgttttttttgtttttgtttttttttattgtcccataaTAGTATAGTTATCTTTGAAAATAGTCCCACGCAATGTTTATGACAAGTATTGGAAGGGAAAAACATGCAGGAAGTAATTCATGTTTAACCTGTTGTCTGAGTTGACGGAGTATAGAAAAAACCATTACAAATCTGGCAGCAACTATTTATAGGAACTAGGGAAAGTCCTTCCAACTTGTATAAAAAAGAATGATTCTCAGGCAAGGGAATTCAGAAACAGACTTCAGACAAACAGAGTAACTTCTTGGTTGAGTTTAACGGAATCATTTATTTCAAAGATGGCTCATTGTAAACTGTTTGTTGTTGCTGTGGCATTGCTTCTAACTTTGAACATGTTCAGTGAACAAGTATCAGCACGTAAGTACAAGCAACttccatttgtatttgtttaatgtacaAACCTGAGTGATTGATTGTTAAGCTTTAATTTAAACTTCAGGACTTTGCCTTTGGTAGCTAAACAGTAAGCAAATAGGAATCACACTGACATTGTATTGTATGGTGTTTAAGTTTTCTGTATGCAAGTGGTTGAAATATGAACCtgttaataaatatgtattttgtccCTTTTTTAGAATATCAAGACTGCTGCATGTCCTATTCCAAAAAGCCGTTGCCATGCCGAGGGATTCGGGGTTACTCAATACAGTCTGTCAAGGATCTGTGTAATATTGAAGCAGTAATGTAAGTctttcaaaggttttttttttttttttttgcactcttAAAAAAGTTCATGTCTTAGTTAAGTTTTGCTTTCTATAAATAACTGTTGGCTGTCAGATTCTATTGTAAAGGGATTGTTATATGTTAAATGAATTTCTATGATCTAGTTTGTGTGCATGTCTTTGAATGCCATTGTATAACAACTTCACCTTGGCTCTAGGAAAGGTGAGCCAACAAATACATATtgagtaaaatacaaataaagtggAAAGGTAATATTGATTTATCACTCAAGATATGTATAGAAATACATTGCAGGATCTCATTAGTCTGAAGAACATATTCACTAATTACATCTCCACTTCTGTCCTTAAACAGTTTTCACACCATTAGAGGCAAGAATATATGTGCAGACCCTGCTCAGGAATGGGTGATGAACCGAATCTCATGCCTTAAGTAAGTACATCTTTCATGTATTGATATACACAGTGCATTATGTTCTACAATCTTGAGGTGTGTCTCACCCACATTGAGTATTTGTTAAAATGTGTGAATTAAGAAAGTCTGTATTATTTTGTTGACCTAAATAGAAAATGATCATACATCAAATCCACTTGGGAAATGCAAATAGCAGTGTTTAATAgcctatgcttttttttttctttttgtaggaACAGGGTAAAGAAAATGGCTTAAACGGAAGTCCAAGATGCCAAGTAAAAACAAGAAAAGTTATTTAAATTAAGATataactgtattttatgtttattagtttaatataaatgatttacaatgttttttaaaaaaacattttataaaaaaaaaatgtgaaaagggAACTTCGTGTTAAAACTctgaattatttatattattatttatattactaaatgatatgtttttttcagtgtgtgtggtggAAGAAATATGTATCTATTATTGTCTTGTAAAGCATAttgctttgtttaacaaaaaacGTGAAGTTTTGAAAACTTAAAGTATGTATTCAGTGGTTTGTATCCACTATTGTGGAATGGATATCTGCCGGACAGTACTGAATTCCTGTAGAATTCATTGTCATCCTACATTTTCTGCTAATAAAttctaaaatatgtaaatactgtGTTGCTGGGTATTTCTTTACTttccaaaaccaaaaccaaaatgaTTCTTTCAAAAGCTTGGGAAAATCCAGAGTTCCATTTGTGTCTCTATTTCTGATCACTGTTATGATGTTGCGACTGGGTCGATGGTCCTTATCTTTACTTAGAAGCCAGTCCCCAAATGTAACTGTAAATATTGTGTTATACTGTAAATTGTGTAGATATTTCATCTTGGGATTGCTTGATCCCTAGTTTAATAAGCTTGAATGGATGGCCAATTGGCCAGTTAGCTAATTGAGGCAATCCATCTGGAAAGCAGGTGGATAAAGTTTGTAAACAGGCctcctctgagagagagagagagagagctgcaggCTGGAGCTTGGACAGGAGTGTCAGTTGGTTGGAGATTGAAAGTATTAGGAATCCTAGGTGTCCAATGATGTG
The DNA window shown above is from Acipenser ruthenus chromosome 17, fAciRut3.2 maternal haplotype, whole genome shotgun sequence and carries:
- the LOC117422969 gene encoding C-C motif chemokine 20-like, encoding MAHCKLFVVAVALLLTLNMFSEQVSAQYQDCCMSYSKKPLPCRGIRGYSIQSVKDLCNIEAVIFHTIRGKNICADPAQEWVMNRISCLKNRVKKMA